The segment TTCCTTAGACTGTATATTAGGGGGTTTATTGTTGGTGTCACTGCTAAATAAAGCACTGCAAATATTTGGTCAATGTCTTCTGAGTTTTCTGAAAGTGGGCTCATGTACATGCAGAGAAGGGTTCCATAGAACATGAAAAGGACACTAAGGTGGGCTGTGCAGGTGGAGAAAGCTTTTTGTCTATTTCCTGCGGAATGCATTGTTAAAATGTTGGCTACTATTTTGGAATAGGACACTATGATGAGCAGAAAGGGACAAAGACCCATGATCAAGGTCTCTATGTATAtcattgtttgcatttttttaatgcCCCCACAAGATATCTTAGTCAGGACTTTAATATCACAGAAAAGATAGTTAATATGTTTTGAGCCACAGAAAGATAAATAAGATGTAAATATTGTAACAAAAAGGGAATTGCCATAGCCACATATCCAGCTACCTGCAACAAGTAGGACACAGTTAACCTTCTTCATAACTAGCATGTAATATAATGGTTTACATATAGCAACAAAACGATCATAGGCCATAGCAGTCAACAGTAGAATTTCTTTGAGAAGCAGAGCTGTAAAAAAGTACAACTGGACAAAACAACCAATGAACGAAATCCTCATATTTccagtaataaaaatattaatcaatttTGGAATAGTGACTGAGATGTATGAGAGATCCACAAATGATAGATTACTTAGGAAGAAATACATTGGTGTCTGTAGCTGTCGGTCCATATTTATTACAACAATCAACAAAGTGTTCCACAAAAGACAAATTGAGTAAAACAAGGAGAATAAAAGACACAGAAGAGATTtatctttaataaatgtaaaagccatAATGTAGAAATCTGTACCATATGTATGGTTGTCCATCTGActgaagtgttagaaaaaaatggtatGCTTATAACCATAGGATATCATGACATAACAGTAAGTTTTGTTAAAAAGTGTTCtgtcctgcaaaaaaaaaaagagtacagtaTTAGAGTTTGTTTATATGCAGGAATGAAGTTACAAtgcataaaatattatatttattataagtaTTGTTGGTTTTGAGCACTAATGGTTCCTGAACTGCGTGAGGACATGCAAGAAAGCTGCTCAGATTTCACATTCAGGACTCAGCAATACACAAGGTCAGTTCTGCTTTTTACTTTCTACCTTTTAATTTTCTTGGAACCTTGCCTGTTGTCTGTTTCTTTCACAAAAGGACCATTGAATACAGTAAAGTTgcattattcaaaaatacataataaaatgacaatacaatagcacttactttgtagTAGACCTTTGTTTCAAAGTTAATTCAATTTTCCCACTGTATCATgtaacaaccatcagccaatcataaaaagcctatacatatataatgtGTACTCTCGCACATCCTCAggaggatctggtgcctcagaaagtgtgcatataaaaagatagtgcacattttgataatggaagtaaattggaaagttttttttaaatttgtgtgcaCTATAAACTTTGCGTCCCTTTAAGGTAGCTGTAAAATGTGTTTTGTCTGTGTTTTATGAAGGTTGCTGTAAAATGTATTAATTGTAAGCATTCTATTCTATGGTTTAAATACACATTTATCTGCAACTAATACTAAACATctcttgggggcctatttaacaaaggtgtgtcagacctgattcgacagtgcggatcaggtccgacagacctcgctgaatgcggagagcaatacgctctccgtattcagcattgcactagcagctcttgtgagctgctggtgcaacgctgccccctgcagattggccgcctgatccaacaagaaaaagacgttaacgactatttgtatgaccggggtgctaggacagcctctgcggagctgggattttatttgccacgttactggacgctcatgcgcaatgcctgtaggctcatgcgtccttttgatgaTTTGCGGcaccactagcaggggttgtcaatcaacccgattgtatgagattgggcggattgatgtccgcagcctcagaggcagcggacgagttaaggagcagcggtcttaagaccgttgtatcttaactcctgtttccggcgagcctgtaggctcgcactgaaacagatgcattggggccgattgactgcttgataaatcggcccccatgtgtgaTGCATTAATGAGATTTTATTGTATTTGTAacctcagcccttggtgggggaggggcagatttAAAACTTTGCGGTGagggcctgttttctctggccacctccgcataagttttctttttagactacATTTAGgcggctaggtgacaccctagttatAGTAGGCTCCTTTTTGTGTAGAAAGGAATTGAATTGGGCTCTGATTGGCAACACATTTCAATTTGTTTATCACTGCTTTATCCGCAGTCGCAGTACGAAATGGGACGAACTCCCTTTTACACTGTTGCTTTATTTTACTTCAAGATTTGGATTTTataaaatacctttgatttaaaaataaaataaaataaatatatatatatatttttttttgttgttgttatactcTGACTTTGGTTTATTTCATAttatcaag is part of the Bombina bombina isolate aBomBom1 chromosome 6, aBomBom1.pri, whole genome shotgun sequence genome and harbors:
- the LOC128664624 gene encoding olfactory receptor 1G1-like, whose amino-acid sequence is MAFTFIKDKSLLCLLFSLFYSICLLWNTLLIVVINMDRQLQTPMYFFLSNLSFVDLSYISVTIPKLINIFITGNMRISFIGCFVQLYFFTALLLKEILLLTAMAYDRFVAICKPLYYMLVMKKVNCVLLVAGSWICGYGNSLFVTIFTSYLSFCGSKHINYLFCDIKVLTKISCGGIKKMQTMIYIETLIMGLCPFLLIIVSYSKIVANILTMHSAGNRQKAFSTCTAHLSVLFMFYGTLLCMYMSPLSENSEDIDQIFAVLYLAVTPTINPLIYSLRNKDIKIAIKKTIWIPSR